The window TCTACAAGATTTAAAGCTTTTCCCTCTCTCCAATTTTTCCATGCCTGCaagataattaaaaataatagataTATGTTATTAAAGTTAAACAAGGTGGTGCCTTGTGTTTCGTTGTATGTAGTGGAAATTCAAGATGCTTTTTCTCCTTAAACAATCCATCATTCAGACTAACAAGATTATATCCTAAATATCTAGTACAGTACCAAAAGACTAAACCAATTTTGGACTAATTTTGTCAATTTGATGTGCATTATTAGTATCATTTAAATAGGGGCATATGATATGTACACAAAGAGAACCTAAGGGGATATTAATAGTATACTATGTTAAAAGAATTGGTTCAAAAATCCTCCACCTCTCTTTCCTTAGAGATGGTCTCTCATGAGATAGTCGTATGACACTTTCGTATCATATAAAATCCACACATATATAGATCTCAAATACTATGAGAGAGGtttcataagataattttttcaTGAAGATACTTACTCATCCATCAAAAGTGgaaaatgaagaatttaaaaGGCAACATGTTGCTAGAGATAATCATACTATTTCTTTGGCTTGCATATATATCATTAACTCACACATGATTCAAACCTGCAAAACTCACCGATCCCTACAGACTTAAGAGAGTTTTTTAGGCCCCAATATAATTATACTTACATAGCTTAGAAGGTCCTCTATATTTTCTCCATGTTGGAAGCAACTATTCTTTTTCCCAGATATTATCTCTAAAACTAGCACGTCAAAACTAAAGATATCAGATTTCACTGAGAATTGTCCATGCATTGCATACTCCGGAGCCATATATCCACTGCACAAtccataattaattttaaaaatgattattaGGACTTTCAAGTTGTTTCTAGGGTACAAAGTAAACATCAGCTTTACCATACAAACATACTTACTAGGTCCCCACAATTCTATTTGTATTGTCTTCACTTTGATCAAGTGCAAACAATTTAGCTAGGCCAAAATCTGCAATTTTCGGGTTCATATTTGAATCTAATAAAATGTTACTAGTTTTGAGATCACGATGAATAATACGAAGTCGAGAATCTTCATGAAGATAAAGAAGTCCACGAGCAATGCCTTCTATGATTTTATAGCGCTTTTCCCAATTTAGATACACACTTTTTATTGGATCTGCATATTTAGCAAAAGATATGATTATGTTAAACaggaaaaaatttgacaaagtCTGTCCTTGCAAAACATGCCatccaaaataaatacaatGGATATGATGTGAAATGAAAGTAGGAAGTGCAACCATACCAAAAATGAAGCGATCAAGGCTTGTATTGGGCACAAACTCATAAATTAGAAGCCTTTCAGTTCTTTCCAAGCAAAATCCTAGGAGTCTAACTAAATTCCGATGATGAAGGTTAGCCACTAACAAAACTTCATtcttaaattcttgatttcctTGGCCAGAATCTCTAGATAGCCTTTTAACAGCAATAATTTGTCCATTGGAAAGCTTACCCTGAAGAATATATTAGAATAAAACACATTTAACCCTCCATCAATTCTACTTTTTGTATATGTTAtttcacataaattatataacttttttcacaacttgttgATATGATAAGTTGTACTTAGTACAGCATCATTTTCATATAAGACTAATATTGACataacttttataataaaataattcacaACATATATCATATAAACAAGTATGAAAATAGtgataaaaattattgtgtcaTTAGATTCATTAATTTTACTCCCTCCAAATTAATGATAAGGTCAGTTGGTGAGGTTACCTTGTAAACAGCACCAAATCCACCTTGACCAAGTTTTTTTGCATCAGAAAAGTCATCCGTTGCAACTCGAATGATACCAAAGTTAAATTGCAAGGCTTCCGCACTTGTAATTTCGTCCACAGCTTCGCtgcctgaagaagaagaaaaatcaacacGTATCCCAATTCTTTAGTGCATTatttaaagaagaagagcgTCACAAATTAAAATACGTGCgttcaacttcttctttttgggtAATCTTGCATTCAACTTCgatgacatcttcacaacttttatttattttttgataaacaacAACTAGTTATTTATATTGGTAATGttcattattataataattttctgtttgttttagtAGAAATCTGAATATATACAACAGCAATGACCTCTCCAGCCACAACtaattattgatattattataaatttttattgatattgtCAAGATCCATTCTTATAATAATTTTCTGTCTGTATAAGTGGAACCATTATTTGAGAGAGCACAATaatttaatgttaatttttttatttaattagattattTATTGTTACTTGATGGCACCTAAGTATCGATTGACAGAAAATATTCTCcaattcatttttgtttttaacttattaatttatctttttttaaaaaattatatatatatatatataaatcactttttttttttttttttttttttataaaaacgtatttttgtcaatttccAACATATAAAAGTCTTCAACAAAAAGCTAATTCAAACACGTACTTATTTCCACAATCATAATTCAGAACCTACAATATGACATAACAGCACAGTCAGCAAATATTTTCTGACTGTTATTTCCTttgtaaaaattcaaaattcaaactttttcgacaacaaataacaataaacGAATCATTTTACTTACTTTCTGGTTGCTCCCTTGGTTTCCTTACTCTTAATAAGTAGATGCAGACGGAGATTATGGGTACCAGAAAAGCAACAGTGGGCACAACTATAATAATAACAGTTAGAGATTTGTTACTCTTCTTTCCTGCAGAAGACAGAAAAATGTTTGATTTCATTGTTCTATTGTATTCGTCGTAATTAGAAGTAGtttagaaaattaagaaataaaaaaacaaaaacaaaataaaattttaaaccatgATTTACGGATATCTCAAAAATGAACAGAACATAAAGGTCTCTTAAAACCTGGTcagtgaaaaattaaaatacatacCCCACACAAACTTTTAACTATTTAAATTGGAAGTAGAGtagatataaaatttgaactCAAAGTTTCCTACTGGGATATCATGATAATCACAAATTATCTCAAACCCAAAATGAAAGATGTTTGAAAacggtgaatttaatcatttaatcataaTCCTATCAACATATTGGTCACAGCTATCCATATAAGATTAATGCCATACGTACCTTTTGCAGCAGGGGAATTTGTTGATGGTGGAGATGGAGATACGGGTGGCACTAGCGGAGGCGATAGTACAGTTATATCTGTGGGGTCATAGAAGAGAGAGACCTCATACCTTAAATTACAGCTGGGTCTGACAACTCTCCCACCTTGCTTCCCATCACAACATTGTGGTATATCTCCCATAGCCCCAGCCAAGCAATCACTGCAATCTTGCTCAGACAAATCAGGTGTGCATTGCACAAGTGAATATAGTGTTTGGAAGTTTGGTGCTGTTGCATTTCCCGCTGCAAACTTACGAAGAGAACCACCTTTTGCAGCTTGACCTCTTTGGCTATCCAACAAGGTCCTCAGGTCCTGATTGAACTGATCCACATTAGCGGATACGTTATTATTGTTCCACATATAGAAAACAGGACTAGCTTCCATGATCCCAAATATGTCTCGGAATGTGTAGCGTAACATGCAATAATCATACCATCCTATTGCTTCCTTCTGGTTAGGACAAAGCAGTGGGAGAAGATTTGTAGCGTTGTTGAGGCAACTACGGCAAACATCCGGCTTAACATCTCCTCTACAAAGTCCAATTGCATATACTTTGTCCGGGTTTTGGCCATAAGAAGAGTTGTAGAACCCATAGTCAATTTCAGTGTTGGAAGAGTCGGAGGAGAGGAGTTGATTGAGGTTTGCTTTGTAAGTACTGTTGCTTGTGTAGTTACCATTGTTTAAACAAAAATGGTATAGGAAGTTTGGCTGAGCAAAGGCTTGAGCAATGAATATGCAAATGGCAGATAGGAAGAGAAGTTTGGAACAGACCTTTGCCATGTTTTCCTAAAACTATGGCAAACATTTAGGTGAAGAAACATGTCATATAGGCTTTTATGGAGAGGTAGAACTTTCTAAtactgactttttttttttttttaagcaattgTATTATTGCTATCTTTGACGAACGGAAAGTCCATATCTGATGTTGAAAATTCTAATGTTGATTTGAAACATTCAACCGTTTGTTACTTAAATTTTGTCTGGTCAGTTCAAGGTTAcgcaagaaatatatatatatatatatatatcgtcGTGATTGGATGTGAAATTTAGTCAACCATTTATGTCTGGGTTCAGCAAGTGGCCAGTAGTTACTAGACCCATCATGATACGGACACATGTCCAATCTTAGACACATGTCCGCAATCCTACATATACCTATAGCTCTCATCAAGAAGAAGACAAACATTTCCTGAAGTCAAGATAAAGTAATGACACACGTCCCCATTGATAAGATTTCATATGAGCAAAAAAAGGCCGATCTTATTAGCTTGGCATTCTTAGCGTTGAAAGTCAATGGGATATTCACAAAATCCCCCCCTTTCCCGTGGGCCACATTATTTCGTCCTtcgttattttatttattttttgccttctgcttttccatttatatttgagaagTGAGAGCACCCATTCTGAAAACACAATTTGGAAGGTATGGCTATTGGGTAGGACCGTAGCATCTGCAAGTATATGAAGTTATGAACAATTTCTAAGGATAATAGCTTAGTACAacttagtattattattttttattaaacgCTTGTAACAATTAATGTGATTGAAGAATTTTTTATAGATGATTGCTGAGATGGGATTGAACCGCGAGAGTGAAGAGGAAAAGAGACATGTACCATTGGTGATTGGCTATTAAGCCCGTTGGTAATGTGCTGGAGTGATTTGGCACTATTTTGGGGCCTAGGTTTTTGCATTAAGAGTTTTCTTGGGATGCAAACCATATGAGGAATGAGAATCAAGCACAGTGTGAGGATCTTGTCAAGGAACCGGCTTAGGTCTAGTGTTTCTGTACACTAGACCTGGCTACTGGGATGCAAATATGAATTAAATACTTGTCATGTGTCCATATCTTAATAGGTCTAGTACATAAGAGTTTTTTATCCAATCCCAATCTTACATAGTATAACAATGTAAAAAATCCAAACgttaaacataaacacaaagcAGTGATATATCCAATTCTTAAATATGCAGTATTAGTTAAGAGCAATTAACTACTAAATATTAGCAATGACATGCTGAAGTCATGGATCAATCATGGTTGAATAATGAGTCTTATTGAGGTAAGTTCTttttctgcctttttttttccaactaaaTGGTTCAAGTTTAGGAAAGATTGCTAAGGTAAAACTGTTTCatcattaataatatatatatatattttattctcaaataattaaaaaaagcttcaaaaaaataaatagaaaaattagtAGAATAACATTTCAAATTCATCATATACAACGAAGAGATAGCGCAATACTAAGCTCCATTTATCGAGCCTTCTGATTCTATCACCTATAAATCATGCTCCCATTACGAGGAAAGGTTTGATTTAATATTGTTGTGTATAAAAAAGacgaaaatgcacttttagtccctacattttgggtcatTTATCTATTTGGTCTCTAAATTGATTTTGCTCCTAGGTCATTCCCTGATTTTTTAAAATCGTTTTTAAACTGGTTCCTACCGTCATCCAAGTTACGGAACCCTATTACGTGGCAAAAGGAGTGCCCTGGTTGCTGACATGGTGCTGACGTGGCACTGACATggcattaaaatattattaaaaaaaattatttggcatttttcaATGCCAGGTcagcattttaaatttttactttcatattattattattattattggccttaaatctattattattattattatttttactttcattatttttttccgtAAGAACATACCAACCTGTTCTTCCCAAATTCAAGAAATAAACCCGGCAACCAATCCAATCTCAggcaaacccaaatccaaatccagcaACCAAATCTAATCTCCATCAAATCcgaaaaaacaagaaataaaacccAGAATCAAGAACAAATCCAGAACAAGagcaaacccaaaacaaatgcaaaccCAAAATAGTGCAGGTGAACCCAGAACTGTACTTCATGTTCTAcagaaaagaagatgaaaacttgcctagaaaattaaaataatcaatattttcttttcttttattgattttcttaGCAAATAATTAAACCCATGAACCCATGAATCGAACCCatgaaaaatcaaacccatgaaCCCATGAATCAAAACACATGAatcaaaagagagaggaagagggaTTCgggtttagagagaaaaaaagtcaGAGATTgacaaagaaagaagcaaaagaacaatacaaacacaaacaagcaAAAGTCGGAGACAGCATGCCATGCCCATGTTACTGATCTCctctgcctcttcttcttcttttttctcaggCCGATCTCCTCTTCTAATTCTTCTGGGTAGagcttcttccctcttctttttctcagcCGTGGTTTGGGATATCTTACTTTTATGGTTTatcttaaaagaaagaagaaaatgaaatagatacaaatacaaacacaaaaacgcCAACATAGAGCATGAATAGTGTTAAttgctctaaaaaaaatttcctagatCTTTAAAactgtaaagtttttttttttgaattttgaattttgaattttttcagtttaaattgaaatttttttatcagaaattaaaaaaaaattaaaatgctgaccTTGCATtgaaaaatgccaaataatttcttttaataatattttaatgccATGTCAGTGCCACATTAGCACCATGTCAGCAACCAGGGCACTCATCTGCCACGTAATAGGGTTTCATTACTTGGATGACGGTAGGGACCAGTTTAAAAacgattttaaaaaatcaaggacTGACCTAGGAGCAAAATTaatttagagaccaaattgataaatgacccaaaatgtagggaccaaaagtgcattttcgctTATAAAAAATGCAGGTTCTAAAGGAATTGGTAGAGTAATAGAGAAGCTATTAAGCATACAAATAACAGAGGCCATAGTTAGTCTATCAGCTACATTTCTTTGAACATAGTAATCCTGTGAAAATGCATCTCATTATTTTAGTAGTTGAATCTGCCTTCAATTTGGGATCAACAAGATTTGAAGCTGTACCTTGTTTCCAATTTGTCCATGCCTACAAAATAATTTAAGCTAACAAACTCAATATTTGAAAGGAACacaattttgttgtgttttaaaCAGAAAAAAGGACTATTCAATATGGGAAAGTTCTTCCCTTCCTTTAAACTACATATTCTTCATGTTGAACCCAACTGATTATACAAGCTACTTAGATATTATGTTCAGTGTCATACTAGTAGGCACTCCCTTCCTTTAAACTACACACTCTTCATGTTGATCCCAACTGATTATACAAGCTACTTAGATATTATGTTCAGTGTCCTACTAGTAGGCACAAGAGACATACCCAAAAATAATCTCAAAAGATTATTTTTGAGATTATTTTTGGTTGACATTTACCTTCTTTGTCCTTTTGACTATTAAAGCTATTTAATCAAataaccaccccccccccccccccccacacacacacaccccccAGAGAGAGAGTAGCATTCTTTCAAAATAGATAATTAACTAACACATCTGATGAGATTTGAACTTGTAAGCTTACCTACCACTCCATACTTGTATGCAacattagagaaaaaaaagtcataCTTACATAGCGTAGGAGGTCCTCAATCCTCGCTCCATTTCGGAAGCAACTATTCCTCTGTCCACTTATTATCTCTATAATTAGTACACCAAAACTAAAGATATCAGACTTCACTTAAAATTGTCCATGCATTGCATACTCTGGAGACATATATCCATTGCATATTCATAAATTTTCAACAATACTTGTTAGGACTTTCAGGTTGTTTCTTTTGTACAAAGTAAACATTAAGCATACCTAACAAGGGTACTTACTAGGTCCCAAAAATTCTATTTGTAGTTTCTTCACTTTGATCAAGTGCAAACAATTTTGCCATACCAAAATCTGGAATTTTTGGATTCATTTCAGAATCTAATAGGATATTTCTCACTTTGAGATCACGATGAATAATATGAAGCTAAGAATCTTCATGAAGATATAAAAGCCCTTGAGCAATGCCTTCTATGATTTTGAAGCGTCTTGCCCAATCTAGATGTGCACACTTGATAGGATCTACATATTcaatcaaatatattatatgGTACTAAAATGTGAGGGAGTCTATACACAAAAGACGTACAAATCATAATGATATTACAATGCAtataatttgatatgaaggTAGAGGTAAACTCATATAAAAAATGAAGCGATCAAGGCTTTTATTTGGCACAAACACATAAATTAGAAGTCTTTCATTTCCTTCCAAGCAAAATCCCAAGATTCTAACTAAATTTCGATGTCAAAGCTTGGCCACCAACATTACTTCCTTCTTAAATTCAAGATCTCCTTGTCCATAATTTTTTGAAAGCCTTTTCACAACGTCTTCTCCATTATAGAGCTTACcctaaaaaatgtattttagattaaaatatatttaacacTTAGGAAAATATACTTTTTGGATTTAACATGTTGTGCATTGTGACAACAAACTTTTTGAAATAAtacaccttttatttttttggataatagaTCTTGACTCCATTAATTGAAGAGTGATAGTTTGAACCAATTGTCTCTACTGGATTTAACAAGTTGTGCATTGTGACaacaaactttttcaaataatagaatatttttTGGGACAATAGATCTTGATTCCTTTAATTGAAAAGTGAAAGTTTGAACAATTGTCTTTACTTGGTGCGACTAGTTCCATTTCATGCTTcagattaaaatataataaatttaatgatGTATACCATGGACTGTGATGTTATTATATATAGACTATGAAGCATGGGTGCATTTCGGGACTcaggtgcgggtgcgggactcgacgattaaaaaattattaaaaatatattttcatatatttttactattaaaatattcttaaaaaacacattaatataccttgattcacaaaacaaagaaagaagtaggCAAGAAACACATCTGAGGTCAAAATTTCGGCTACTCCAGCGAGTTTCAAGGCCGATTTCGGCCTGTTTCGACTGTATCGGTCGCTGGCCGATACGACCTGATATGGCCGATACGGCCCGATTCTGGCCAAATCAGCCCGATACAGCGCGAAtccgaaaaagaaaaaaaaaaaaaaaacaaaaacaaaaacactcaAACGCAGCACCGACGCGCAGTCAACCGCGTCGGAGGCTGCGTCCTGCGTTGGGCCGCGTCGGACTCGGGTGCGGCACCCTCTCAGCCACGT of the Quercus robur chromosome 10, dhQueRobu3.1, whole genome shotgun sequence genome contains:
- the LOC126703460 gene encoding cysteine-rich receptor-like protein kinase 26 isoform X1, whose product is MAKVCSKLLFLSAICIFIAQAFAQPNFLYHFCLNNGNYTSNSTYKANLNQLLSSDSSNTEIDYGFYNSSYGQNPDKVYAIGLCRGDVKPDVCRSCLNNATNLLPLLCPNQKEAIGWYDYCMLRYTFRDIFGIMEASPVFYMWNNNNVSANVDQFNQDLRTLLDSQRGQAAKGGSLRKFAAGNATAPNFQTLYSLVQCTPDLSEQDCSDCLAGAMGDIPQCCDGKQGGRVVRPSCNLRYEVSLFYDPTDITVLSPPLVPPVSPSPPSTNSPAAKGKKSNKSLTVIIIVVPTVAFLVPIISVCIYLLRVRKPREQPESSEAVDEITSAEALQFNFGIIRVATDDFSDAKKLGQGGFGAVYKGKLSNGQIIAVKRLSRDSGQGNQEFKNEVLLVANLHHRNLVRLLGFCLERTERLLIYEFVPNTSLDRFIFGMVALPTFISHHIHCIYFGWHVLQGQTLSNFFLFNIIISFAKYADPIKSVYLNWEKRYKIIEGIARGLLYLHEDSRLRIIHRDLKTSNILLDSNMNPKIADFGLAKLFALDQSEDNTNRIVGTYGYMAPEYAMHGQFSVKSDIFSFDVLVLEIISGKKNSCFQHGENIEDLLSYAWKNWREGKALNLVDSTLKAGSKNEIMRGIHIGLLCVQENVADRPTMASVVLMLNSYSLTLPIPLQPAFFMHSNIESDTSLQWEYDPKRTDSDRSKGSLV
- the LOC126703460 gene encoding cysteine-rich receptor-like protein kinase 26 isoform X2 produces the protein MAKVCSKLLFLSAICIFIAQAFAQPNFLYHFCLNNGNYTSNSTYKANLNQLLSSDSSNTEIDYGFYNSSYGQNPDKVYAIGLCRGDVKPDVCRSCLNNATNLLPLLCPNQKEAIGWYDYCMLRYTFRDIFGIMEASPVFYMWNNNNVSANVDQFNQDLRTLLDSQRGQAAKGGSLRKFAAGNATAPNFQTLYSLVQCTPDLSEQDCSDCLAGAMGDIPQCCDGKQGGRVVRPSCNLRYEVSLFYDPTDITVLSPPLVPPVSPSPPSTNSPAAKGKKSNKSLTVIIIVVPTVAFLVPIISVCIYLLRVRKPREQPESSEAVDEITSAEALQFNFGIIRVATDDFSDAKKLGQGGFGAVYKGKLSNGQIIAVKRLSRDSGQGNQEFKNEVLLVANLHHRNLVRLLGFCLERTERLLIYEFVPNTSLDRFIFDPIKSVYLNWEKRYKIIEGIARGLLYLHEDSRLRIIHRDLKTSNILLDSNMNPKIADFGLAKLFALDQSEDNTNRIVGTYGYMAPEYAMHGQFSVKSDIFSFDVLVLEIISGKKNSCFQHGENIEDLLSYAWKNWREGKALNLVDSTLKAGSKNEIMRGIHIGLLCVQENVADRPTMASVVLMLNSYSLTLPIPLQPAFFMHSNIESDTSLQWEYDPKRTDSDRSKGSLV